In one window of Vanrija pseudolonga chromosome 5, complete sequence DNA:
- the doa10_1 gene encoding ERAD-associated E3 ubiquitin-protein ligase doa10: protein MADYTAAASAWNLDEEGDLCRVCRTEAEDTKPLIYPCKCSGSVRYVHSDCLQEWLSHSRKRYCEICGHHYTFTKVYPSSLPSAIPVAVYARQSLLVAGRTAWRVFRAWIAILSWLVILPCVTMSSLRLILVGADYITFPALAYGARNAITDSWADLNATYAAANLTAEVLNNNPNITGRERVLAVIAQNGTLNHILPTLTERMSHDAKNLVAFVFRGQIIAICIAAGLIGLILLREWIGQIDWHARPPPHIEEAIRQEDWVFRNGQALPRLGYHTLPDGFHALPDPAAAQPDADEDRQPIVEEAPEQDVDVPIAEPPEHDDDDLEVTRAEYDPEEGEHYFGGDTIPRARPSPSHVAYAAPELLGGEESSSRAFLLWEDNAEAGPSRAAADVPSDALSASPSPVQAPPSWASRRTAADDERSRSGSYLAGDESPRGHFYSPPEAGILQALDTIPSTSGAPDISPDLRRASDPGPFNGELHVERQGERQFGSQGLPYGPGDSPPMDVGTEENGDPGLLLDDTPPVNRHEDAFATPIAPLRAELIRVDTDLEDQDTDADAEGDAEGDGDVADVDAEQEEDDEANAVVEAVMGPQRGADPLDPLDGMGMEVAPEDDDDRPLDAEDWDGIFEVIGFIGPLTGLLHNHVFVSIAMACTLTLLIGLPIVVGKLVLSTDFVRSGGDLSLMLIRTTGLLFGLTVDLGVLILREVFALPRLLIKPALTWLTTRLNLPALEFNATAPNITSTLLQLSAASDRLLTSDLTTDLPPGVGTAANTFLSGFEVIGHYSYKLYKAWHLFAISVAASPDANDQIWCLAVGYVSITFTIIVIALADAAKLFELSDLFVERARNVQIFFKVVFFMTLEIVVFPLFVGIIIDLCLLPVFGWTLQDQVTQLSGRPFGTLFVAWLTGTLFMFSFATFLAHMRTVCRHGALYFIRDPSDPSHSPVKDIMERPALAQIPRLAVSAAMYAIVVFAVCGAVPLALATLKHIGLFKSFLPLRLEQRPLSSVPFDLLFLHLILPPSWDSLRIFHRLKKGLAYWWTFTVRALNLSSLIFGTQPQQKPESKEVQLFWLVTDAFCQAVFGPYDNRATPARVPASDRVELLPITDRRREGMLIALDHTGAPRTVADRVRLLKQDRAARNAGRDPRRDYTVIQLPDYWRTRVYALLFLALLTSSLVVGSLVFVPLAVGRLATRMLFDRSVFDGYSWLFGGYICWGSYSLGQTTKKRIIQWSRARRLRRSKASTRFKRGVFSALKNAYSVILLYLVVPLLVGINFELFIALPVRYGFSRDVTPVLHFWDAWAMGTAFISVYVGAVGMVNEHPIAGIEGGLPRGQRFREAFKRPLTQRFRELNDFILPLVGTLIIPIVAPWALFLALHAFLATLGLVSSVVRNGWPFRMMYPLTSAGFVLFTSRRAVAKTGDRVRQWMIDAEYVVEERVENYEPSADDPKDNVATIVAPDHDVIVEGEWEDVPMAEDVPMAVL, encoded by the exons GTGCAAGTGCTCGGGCTCGGTGCGCTACGTGCACTCGGACTG CCTGCAAGAGTGGCTCTCGCACAGCCGTAAGCGCTACTGTGAGATCTGTGGCCACCACTACACATTCACAAAAG TATACCCCTCTTCCCTACCCTCGGCcatccccgtcgccgtctaTGCTCGTCagtcgctgctcgtcgccggccgcaCGGCATGGCGCGTGTTCCGCGCCTGGATCGCCATTCTCAGCTGGCTCGTCATCCTGCCGTGTGTCACGATGAGCAGCTTGCGCCTCATCTTAGTGGGCGCAGACTACAT CACCTTCCCTGCGCTCGCGTACGGCGCGAGAAACGCGATAACAGATAGCTGGGCCGACCTCAACGCGACctacgccgcggccaacCTCACGGCAGAGGTCCTCAACAACAACCCCAACATTACtggacgcgagcgcgtcctcgccgtcattGCTCAGAATGGCACCCTCAACCACATCCTTCCGACGCTGACGGAGCGCATGTCACACGACGCCAAAAA TCTCGTCGCCTTTGTCTTCCGCGGGCAGATCATTGCCATTTGCATCGCAGCGGGTCTGATCGGCTTAATCCTGCTTCGCGAGTGGATAGGCCAGATTGACTGGCATGCCAGGCCCCCACCTCATATCGAGGAAGCGATCCGCCAGGAGGATTGGGTCTTCCGCAACGGCCAGGCGCTCCCCCGGCTCGGGTATCACACTCTTCCGGATGGCTTCCACGCTCTGCcggaccccgccgccgcccagccggACGCCGATGAGGACCGCCAGCCGATCGTTGAGGAAGCTCCTGAGCAGGACGTCGACGTGCCTATCGCAGAGCCTcccgagcacgacgacgacgacttggagGTCACGAGGGCCGAGTACGACCCCGAGGAAGGTGAACACTACTTTGGCGGTGACACGATCCCGAGGGCACGCCCATCCCCATCGCACGTCGCCTACGCTGCgcccgagctcctcggtggGGAAGAGTCCTCGTCTAGGGCGTTCCTCCTATGGGAGGACAATGCAGAGGCTGGGCCCtcccgcgccgcagcagatGTGCCCAGTGACGCTCTCTCGGCATCACCAAGCCCAGTCCAGGCTCCTCCGTCTTGGGCGTCGCGTAGGAcagctgccgacgacgagaggagCCGCAGCGGGTCATATCTCGCAGGCGACGAAAGTCCTAGGGGCCACTTTTACTCGCCGCCAGAAGCTGGGATCCTTCAGGCATTGGACACCATCCCCAGCACGAGTGGTGCACCAGATATCTCACCAGACCTGCGGCGCGCTTCGGACCCCGGGCCATTCAACGGCGAACTGCACGTCGAGCGTCAAGGCGAACGACAGTTTGGATCTCAGGGCTTGCCCTACGGCCCTGGAGACTCGCCACCTATGGACGTTGGCACCGAGGAGAATGGCGACCCAGGTCTTCTCCTTGATGACACGCCCCCGGTCAACCGACACGAGGACGCCTTTGCGACCCCAATTGCGCCACTCCGTGCCGAGTTGATACGCGTGgacaccgacctcgaggaccaggacacggatgccgacgccgagggcgatgcCGAGGGTGACGGTGATGTCGCTGAtgttgacgccgagcaggaggaAGATGACGAAGCGaacgctgtcgtcgaggccgtcatgGGGCCACAGCGTGGTGCCGAccccctcgaccccctcgACGGCATGGGCATGGAGGTGGCGccggaggacgacgatgacaggcccctcgacgccgaggactGGGACGGCATCTTTGAAGTCATCGGCTTCATTGGCCCGCTTACTGGCCTGCTGCACAACCACGTCTTTGTCAGCATCGCAATGGCCTGCACGCTCACTCTCCTCATCGGTCTccccatcgtcgtcggcaagctcgtcctGTCCACCGACTTTGTCCGAAGTGGTGGCGACCTGTCTTTGATGCTTATTCGCACCACGGGCCTGCTCTTCGGCCTCACCGTCGACTTGGGCGTCTTGATTCTCAGAGAAGTCTTCGCTCTCCCTCGGCTGTTGATCAAGCCGGCGTTGACTTGGCTCACAACACGGCTCAACCTCCCCGCTCTCGAGTTCAACGCGACGGCCCCCAACATCACCTCCACGCTCCTTCAgctctcggccgcgagcgacaGACTGCTGACGTCGGATCTTACGACTGATCTCCCACCTGGCGTGGGTACGGCGGCCAATACCTTCCTCTCTGGCTTTGAAGTCATTGGTCACTATTCCTACAAGCTGTACAAGGCGTGGCACCTGTTTGCCATTTCTGTGGCAGCGTCACCAGACGCAAACGACCAGATCTGGTGCCTCGCAGTCGGGTACGTCTCGATCACCTTTACGATCATTGTCATTGCGCTCGcggacgccgccaagctgtTTGAACTCTCCGACTTATTCGTTGAGCGGGCCCGAAACGTCCAGATCTTCTTCAAG GTCGTCTTCTTCATGACGTTGGAGATTGTCGTGTTCCCCCTCTTCGTCGGCATTATCATCGACCTCTGCCTGCTTCCTGTCTTCGGTTGGACGCTGCAAGACCAGGTCACACAGCTCTCTGGAAGACCATTCGGAACTCTGTTCGTCGCCTGGCTTACGGGTACACTCTTCATGTTCTCGTTTgcgaccttcctcgcccaCATGAGGACTGTTTGCCGTCATGGAGCCCTCTACTTCATCCGTGATCCCTCGGACCCTTCGCACTCCCCAGTCAAGGACATCATGGAGCGCCCGGCGCTTGCTCAAATCCCAAGG CTTGCCGTCTCTGCAGCCATGTATGCCATCGTGGTATTCGCAGTCTGTGGCGCCGTTCCTCTGGCTCTAGCGACCCTCAAGCATATCGGCCTCTTCAAGAGCTTCCTCCCGCTAAGGCTTGAGCAGCGACCTCTATCCTCGGTGCCTTTCGACTTGCTCTTCCTACACCTCATCCTCCCGCCATCCTGGGACAGCCTTCGCATCTTCCACAGACTCAAGAAGGGCTTGGCATACTGGTGGACGTTTACTGTTCGCGCGCTCAACCTCTCGTCGCTCATCTTTGGCACGCAACCGCAGCAGAAGCCCGAAAGCAAGGAGGTTCAGTTATTCTGGCTTGTGACCGATGCCTTTTGCCAGGCTGTATTCGGCCCTTATGACAATCGTGCGACCCCAGCGCGTGTCCCCGCAAGCGACCGCGTTGAGCTCCTGCCAATCAccgaccgccgccgtgaAGGCATGCTCATTGCGCTTGACCACACTGGTGCCCCGAGGACGGTTGCCGACAGGGTTCGCCTCCTCAAACAGGACCGTGCTGCTAGAAACGCAGGACGAGACCCCAGGCGAGACTACACGGTCATCCAACTGCCAGACTATTGGCGAACGCGCGTGTATGCCCTGCTGTTCCTCGCTCTCTTGACGTCgagccttgtcgtcggctcCTTGGTCTTTGTTCCCTTGGCTGTCGGCCGTCTCGCAACCCGAATGCTGTTTGACAGATCAGTATTCGACGGGTACAGCTGGCTGTTTGGCGGCTACATTTGCTGGGGATCCTACTCGCTCGGCCAGACCACAAAGAAGCGAATCATCCAGTggagcagggcgaggcgccTACGCCGCTCCAAGGCATCAACCCGATTCAAGCGTGGTGTTTTCAGCGCCCTGAAGAACGCCTACTCGGTGATCTTACTCTACCTCGTCGTGCCGCTTCTAGTCGGCATCAACTTTGAGCTCTTCATCGCGCTCCCAGTGCGCTACGGCTTCTCACGCGACGTCACACCAGTCCTCCACTTCTGGGACGCCTGGGCTATGGGCACGGCATTCATTTCGGTCTatgtcggcgcggtgggcaTGGTAAACGAGCACCCAATCGCTGGAATCGAGGGGGGCCTGCCCCGCGGTCAGCGTTTCCGTGAAGCCTTCAAGAGGCCCCTTACCCAACGCTTCAGGGAGCTGAACGACTTTatcctccccctcgtcggCACGCTCATCATCCCCATCGTGGCCCCATGGGCTCTGTTCCTGGCTCTCCACGCCTTCCTGGCTACACTTGGCCTTGTCTCGTCCGTTGTGCGCAACGGCTGGCCTT TCCGCATGATGTACCCTTTGACGTCGGCCGGCTTTGTTCTCTTCACATCACGCCGTGCGGTCGCCAAGACTGGGGACCGTGTGCGCCAGTGGATGATAGACGCCGAGTAtgtggtcgaggagcgcgtaGAAAACTACGAGCCCAGCGCCGATGACCCAAAGGACAACGTCGCGACTATCGTTGCGCCTGACCACGATGTCATCGTGGAAGGCGAGTGGGAGGACGTGCCTATGGCTGAGGATGTGCCCATGGCCGTTCTCTGA
- the doa10_1 gene encoding ERAD-associated E3 ubiquitin-protein ligase doa10 encodes MADYTAAASAWNLDEEGDLCRVCRTEAEDTKPLIYPCKCSGSVRYVHSDCLQEWLSHSRKRYCEICGHHYTFTKVYPSSLPSAIPVAVYARQSLLVAGRTAWRVFRAWIAILSWLVILPCVTMSSLRLILVGADYITFPALAYGARNAITDSWADLNATYAAANLTAEVLNNNPNITGRERVLAVIAQNGTLNHILPTLTERMSHDAKKWADEEAPRGTFANTASLVAFVFRGQIIAICIAAGLIGLILLREWIGQIDWHARPPPHIEEAIRQEDWVFRNGQALPRLGYHTLPDGFHALPDPAAAQPDADEDRQPIVEEAPEQDVDVPIAEPPEHDDDDLEVTRAEYDPEEGEHYFGGDTIPRARPSPSHVAYAAPELLGGEESSSRAFLLWEDNAEAGPSRAAADVPSDALSASPSPVQAPPSWASRRTAADDERSRSGSYLAGDESPRGHFYSPPEAGILQALDTIPSTSGAPDISPDLRRASDPGPFNGELHVERQGERQFGSQGLPYGPGDSPPMDVGTEENGDPGLLLDDTPPVNRHEDAFATPIAPLRAELIRVDTDLEDQDTDADAEGDAEGDGDVADVDAEQEEDDEANAVVEAVMGPQRGADPLDPLDGMGMEVAPEDDDDRPLDAEDWDGIFEVIGFIGPLTGLLHNHVFVSIAMACTLTLLIGLPIVVGKLVLSTDFVRSGGDLSLMLIRTTGLLFGLTVDLGVLILREVFALPRLLIKPALTWLTTRLNLPALEFNATAPNITSTLLQLSAASDRLLTSDLTTDLPPGVGTAANTFLSGFEVIGHYSYKLYKAWHLFAISVAASPDANDQIWCLAVGYVSITFTIIVIALADAAKLFELSDLFVERARNVQIFFKVVFFMTLEIVVFPLFVGIIIDLCLLPVFGWTLQDQVTQLSGRPFGTLFVAWLTGTLFMFSFATFLAHMRTVCRHGALYFIRDPSDPSHSPVKDIMERPALAQIPRLAVSAAMYAIVVFAVCGAVPLALATLKHIGLFKSFLPLRLEQRPLSSVPFDLLFLHLILPPSWDSLRIFHRLKKGLAYWWTFTVRALNLSSLIFGTQPQQKPESKEVQLFWLVTDAFCQAVFGPYDNRATPARVPASDRVELLPITDRRREGMLIALDHTGAPRTVADRVRLLKQDRAARNAGRDPRRDYTVIQLPDYWRTRVYALLFLALLTSSLVVGSLVFVPLAVGRLATRMLFDRSVFDGYSWLFGGYICWGSYSLGQTTKKRIIQWSRARRLRRSKASTRFKRGVFSALKNAYSVILLYLVVPLLVGINFELFIALPVRYGFSRDVTPVLHFWDAWAMGTAFISVYVGAVGMVNEHPIAGIEGGLPRGQRFREAFKRPLTQRFRELNDFILPLVGTLIIPIVAPWALFLALHAFLATLGLVSSVVRNGWPFRMMYPLTSAGFVLFTSRRAVAKTGDRVRQWMIDAEYVVEERVENYEPSADDPKDNVATIVAPDHDVIVEGEWEDVPMAEDVPMAVL; translated from the exons GTGCAAGTGCTCGGGCTCGGTGCGCTACGTGCACTCGGACTG CCTGCAAGAGTGGCTCTCGCACAGCCGTAAGCGCTACTGTGAGATCTGTGGCCACCACTACACATTCACAAAAG TATACCCCTCTTCCCTACCCTCGGCcatccccgtcgccgtctaTGCTCGTCagtcgctgctcgtcgccggccgcaCGGCATGGCGCGTGTTCCGCGCCTGGATCGCCATTCTCAGCTGGCTCGTCATCCTGCCGTGTGTCACGATGAGCAGCTTGCGCCTCATCTTAGTGGGCGCAGACTACAT CACCTTCCCTGCGCTCGCGTACGGCGCGAGAAACGCGATAACAGATAGCTGGGCCGACCTCAACGCGACctacgccgcggccaacCTCACGGCAGAGGTCCTCAACAACAACCCCAACATTACtggacgcgagcgcgtcctcgccgtcattGCTCAGAATGGCACCCTCAACCACATCCTTCCGACGCTGACGGAGCGCATGTCACACGACGCCAAAAAGTGGGCCGATGAGGAAGCGCCCCGGGGCACATTTGCTAACACTGCTAGTCTCGTCGCCTTTGTCTTCCGCGGGCAGATCATTGCCATTTGCATCGCAGCGGGTCTGATCGGCTTAATCCTGCTTCGCGAGTGGATAGGCCAGATTGACTGGCATGCCAGGCCCCCACCTCATATCGAGGAAGCGATCCGCCAGGAGGATTGGGTCTTCCGCAACGGCCAGGCGCTCCCCCGGCTCGGGTATCACACTCTTCCGGATGGCTTCCACGCTCTGCcggaccccgccgccgcccagccggACGCCGATGAGGACCGCCAGCCGATCGTTGAGGAAGCTCCTGAGCAGGACGTCGACGTGCCTATCGCAGAGCCTcccgagcacgacgacgacgacttggagGTCACGAGGGCCGAGTACGACCCCGAGGAAGGTGAACACTACTTTGGCGGTGACACGATCCCGAGGGCACGCCCATCCCCATCGCACGTCGCCTACGCTGCgcccgagctcctcggtggGGAAGAGTCCTCGTCTAGGGCGTTCCTCCTATGGGAGGACAATGCAGAGGCTGGGCCCtcccgcgccgcagcagatGTGCCCAGTGACGCTCTCTCGGCATCACCAAGCCCAGTCCAGGCTCCTCCGTCTTGGGCGTCGCGTAGGAcagctgccgacgacgagaggagCCGCAGCGGGTCATATCTCGCAGGCGACGAAAGTCCTAGGGGCCACTTTTACTCGCCGCCAGAAGCTGGGATCCTTCAGGCATTGGACACCATCCCCAGCACGAGTGGTGCACCAGATATCTCACCAGACCTGCGGCGCGCTTCGGACCCCGGGCCATTCAACGGCGAACTGCACGTCGAGCGTCAAGGCGAACGACAGTTTGGATCTCAGGGCTTGCCCTACGGCCCTGGAGACTCGCCACCTATGGACGTTGGCACCGAGGAGAATGGCGACCCAGGTCTTCTCCTTGATGACACGCCCCCGGTCAACCGACACGAGGACGCCTTTGCGACCCCAATTGCGCCACTCCGTGCCGAGTTGATACGCGTGgacaccgacctcgaggaccaggacacggatgccgacgccgagggcgatgcCGAGGGTGACGGTGATGTCGCTGAtgttgacgccgagcaggaggaAGATGACGAAGCGaacgctgtcgtcgaggccgtcatgGGGCCACAGCGTGGTGCCGAccccctcgaccccctcgACGGCATGGGCATGGAGGTGGCGccggaggacgacgatgacaggcccctcgacgccgaggactGGGACGGCATCTTTGAAGTCATCGGCTTCATTGGCCCGCTTACTGGCCTGCTGCACAACCACGTCTTTGTCAGCATCGCAATGGCCTGCACGCTCACTCTCCTCATCGGTCTccccatcgtcgtcggcaagctcgtcctGTCCACCGACTTTGTCCGAAGTGGTGGCGACCTGTCTTTGATGCTTATTCGCACCACGGGCCTGCTCTTCGGCCTCACCGTCGACTTGGGCGTCTTGATTCTCAGAGAAGTCTTCGCTCTCCCTCGGCTGTTGATCAAGCCGGCGTTGACTTGGCTCACAACACGGCTCAACCTCCCCGCTCTCGAGTTCAACGCGACGGCCCCCAACATCACCTCCACGCTCCTTCAgctctcggccgcgagcgacaGACTGCTGACGTCGGATCTTACGACTGATCTCCCACCTGGCGTGGGTACGGCGGCCAATACCTTCCTCTCTGGCTTTGAAGTCATTGGTCACTATTCCTACAAGCTGTACAAGGCGTGGCACCTGTTTGCCATTTCTGTGGCAGCGTCACCAGACGCAAACGACCAGATCTGGTGCCTCGCAGTCGGGTACGTCTCGATCACCTTTACGATCATTGTCATTGCGCTCGcggacgccgccaagctgtTTGAACTCTCCGACTTATTCGTTGAGCGGGCCCGAAACGTCCAGATCTTCTTCAAG GTCGTCTTCTTCATGACGTTGGAGATTGTCGTGTTCCCCCTCTTCGTCGGCATTATCATCGACCTCTGCCTGCTTCCTGTCTTCGGTTGGACGCTGCAAGACCAGGTCACACAGCTCTCTGGAAGACCATTCGGAACTCTGTTCGTCGCCTGGCTTACGGGTACACTCTTCATGTTCTCGTTTgcgaccttcctcgcccaCATGAGGACTGTTTGCCGTCATGGAGCCCTCTACTTCATCCGTGATCCCTCGGACCCTTCGCACTCCCCAGTCAAGGACATCATGGAGCGCCCGGCGCTTGCTCAAATCCCAAGG CTTGCCGTCTCTGCAGCCATGTATGCCATCGTGGTATTCGCAGTCTGTGGCGCCGTTCCTCTGGCTCTAGCGACCCTCAAGCATATCGGCCTCTTCAAGAGCTTCCTCCCGCTAAGGCTTGAGCAGCGACCTCTATCCTCGGTGCCTTTCGACTTGCTCTTCCTACACCTCATCCTCCCGCCATCCTGGGACAGCCTTCGCATCTTCCACAGACTCAAGAAGGGCTTGGCATACTGGTGGACGTTTACTGTTCGCGCGCTCAACCTCTCGTCGCTCATCTTTGGCACGCAACCGCAGCAGAAGCCCGAAAGCAAGGAGGTTCAGTTATTCTGGCTTGTGACCGATGCCTTTTGCCAGGCTGTATTCGGCCCTTATGACAATCGTGCGACCCCAGCGCGTGTCCCCGCAAGCGACCGCGTTGAGCTCCTGCCAATCAccgaccgccgccgtgaAGGCATGCTCATTGCGCTTGACCACACTGGTGCCCCGAGGACGGTTGCCGACAGGGTTCGCCTCCTCAAACAGGACCGTGCTGCTAGAAACGCAGGACGAGACCCCAGGCGAGACTACACGGTCATCCAACTGCCAGACTATTGGCGAACGCGCGTGTATGCCCTGCTGTTCCTCGCTCTCTTGACGTCgagccttgtcgtcggctcCTTGGTCTTTGTTCCCTTGGCTGTCGGCCGTCTCGCAACCCGAATGCTGTTTGACAGATCAGTATTCGACGGGTACAGCTGGCTGTTTGGCGGCTACATTTGCTGGGGATCCTACTCGCTCGGCCAGACCACAAAGAAGCGAATCATCCAGTggagcagggcgaggcgccTACGCCGCTCCAAGGCATCAACCCGATTCAAGCGTGGTGTTTTCAGCGCCCTGAAGAACGCCTACTCGGTGATCTTACTCTACCTCGTCGTGCCGCTTCTAGTCGGCATCAACTTTGAGCTCTTCATCGCGCTCCCAGTGCGCTACGGCTTCTCACGCGACGTCACACCAGTCCTCCACTTCTGGGACGCCTGGGCTATGGGCACGGCATTCATTTCGGTCTatgtcggcgcggtgggcaTGGTAAACGAGCACCCAATCGCTGGAATCGAGGGGGGCCTGCCCCGCGGTCAGCGTTTCCGTGAAGCCTTCAAGAGGCCCCTTACCCAACGCTTCAGGGAGCTGAACGACTTTatcctccccctcgtcggCACGCTCATCATCCCCATCGTGGCCCCATGGGCTCTGTTCCTGGCTCTCCACGCCTTCCTGGCTACACTTGGCCTTGTCTCGTCCGTTGTGCGCAACGGCTGGCCTT TCCGCATGATGTACCCTTTGACGTCGGCCGGCTTTGTTCTCTTCACATCACGCCGTGCGGTCGCCAAGACTGGGGACCGTGTGCGCCAGTGGATGATAGACGCCGAGTAtgtggtcgaggagcgcgtaGAAAACTACGAGCCCAGCGCCGATGACCCAAAGGACAACGTCGCGACTATCGTTGCGCCTGACCACGATGTCATCGTGGAAGGCGAGTGGGAGGACGTGCCTATGGCTGAGGATGTGCCCATGGCCGTTCTCTGA